In Rhea pennata isolate bPtePen1 unplaced genomic scaffold, bPtePen1.pri scaffold_23_1, whole genome shotgun sequence, a single window of DNA contains:
- the LOC134154304 gene encoding E3 ubiquitin-protein ligase Topors-like → MTLRLLMFKSRNKPEFSQAERTPRSKLESFLVFREMLGNSTDSSRISAPPHVTSDDLSEFRIGCGLIYTHSTPTPAAPDATCPICLDTLDDVAYVKPCFHKFCFGCVLRWSKTKAECPLCKQVFQSILHTVLAEDDYQEYVVRPPKDSSGARRPRQRAPWRPATRRHRRPAAHPQQQSPAPQMPSSAQDGSSLEGPPSHSRQRQRAGGLREPSQRLSLHRQASAESRPQRHVPATEEEMLNFRRTLYRTGMRVQRVPHGGHPQDISAEFFSRNPDSIQRLLPWLQRELRVLFGVHQSLITITELIVLTNLRRYDLDSQAFADDLELLLLSRTRHFVHELISFTQCSCSMETYDRQAIYDCHSQSQHEGGPSASLSPAAAAGTATTPGPAQSPSPAGSPGYTMLPVTSYAGPHDIATATQSHQDLQTNSDNRAAQAGGEAQRQLPAPANPQDSDSSSDSCVLVGCWKPSAERSPECIVLS, encoded by the exons ATGACCCTGAGGTTGTTGATGTTCAAATCTCGGAACAAGCCTgagttctcccaggcagagaggaCGCCACGCAGCAAGCTAGAAAGCTTCCTGGTCTTCAGAG aaatgctgggcaaTTCCACAGATTCATCCCGTATTTCTGCCCCTCCTCATGTTACCTCTGACGACCTCTCTGAATTCCGGATCGGTTGCGGCCTTATTTACACG CACAGcacaccaacaccagcagctccagatgcTACATGTCCCATCTGTCTGGACACCTTAGACGACGTTGCCTATGTGAAACCCTGCTtccacaagttctgctttggttgtgtgCTCCGCTGGTCGAAAACAAAGGCCGAATGCcccctctgcaagcaggttttccagtctattctgcacacagtgctggcagaagatgaCTACCAGGAGTATGTCGTGAGGCCTCCCAAAGATAGCTCTGGTGCCAGGCGGCCGCGACAGAGAGCTCCTTGGCGCCCTGCCACCAGGAGGCACCGTCGCCCTGCAGCTCACCCGCAGCAGCAGTCCCCTGCTCCTCAGATGCCATCCTCTGCCCAGgacggcagcagcctggaggggcctccaagccacagcaggcagaggcagagagccgGAGGGCTGCGGGAGCCAAGCCAGAGgctgtctctgcacaggcaggccagtgctgagagcagacctcagagacatgtgccagcgacagaggaggagatgctgaacttccGCCGCACTCTGTACCGCACAGGGATGCGTGTGCAAAGGGTTCCCCATGGCGGCCACCCCCAAGACATCTCCGCAGAGTTCTTCTCCCGCAATCCGGACAGCATTCAGAGgttgctgccctggctccagcgcGAACTGAGAGTCCTCTTTGGAGTCCACCAGTCACTGATCACCATCACGGAGCTCATCGTCCTGACAAACCTCAGGAGGTATGACCTGGACAGTCAGGCCTTTGCTGACgacttagagctgctgctgctgagtcgcACCAGGCATTTTGTCCACGAGCTCATCAGCTTTACCCAGTGCTCATGCAGCATGGAGACCTACGACCGGCAGGCCATATATGATTGCCACTCTCAGAGCCAGCACGAAGGAGGCCCCTCAGCATCATTAAGCCCGGCAGCTGCTGCGGGTACAGCCACGactccagggccagcccagagtccatccccagctggcagccctggctataCAATGCTTCCTGTCACCTCGTATGCAGGCCCCCATGACATTGCCACAGCCACACAATCTCACCAAGATCTACAGACAAACTCTGACAACAGGGCAgctcaagcaggaggagaagcccagagacAATTGCCGGCTCCTGCCAACCCCCAGGACAGTGACTCCTCGTCAgacagctgtgtccttgtgggatGCTGGAagccctcggcagagagaagccctgaATGCATTGTGCTCTCCTAA